ACAATAAAAATGGGGCGTACATTACTCCTGATGGaaaacaaggtcttttttttacaacttaaaggtttcaaagaacaaaatccactgtctgtctgtcctaaccttttctgtctgtctgcatgttgtgtttctcctcctctgggCCGCAGAGCTGAGCTGTGAGCTGGACTCCAGGTTTCCTGACAGAAGCACAGAAGGTAAGACATTGCAACTCCTCGCTGAAAAGTGGGAAGATGAAATGTGGGAGTTATAGAGCGGAAAGAACAAAAGCTGTGTAGAGGCGGACTGGGACTCCACTGGGACGTCATGATAGGAATGGGTACAATGTTATACAACaatatacattaaaatacaacaaaaacataatagaaACAAACAGTTGGTCACCGATTAACTCAAACATTATAGTGACTGAAATATATGTCAGTTCATACGGTTAAGGAtcataaatcatttaaagtacacaaacacaatccATCAGCCTGTAGATTCagtgaaaaattaattttctccatattttgatatttcGTCACAATAGCTATCCAACCAGACTGTGTTGGAGGTTTGATCTGTTTGTTATTGCAGCTTTCTTGCTTGCTGCTGATAATATTTGTGATACATATTGGTCTTGTACTAATAAACAAGCTGCAATCCCCGATAGgacatagagaaaaaaatgtcaattctGTCACCAAAAATGTTCTTTATTGCCAGCGTTACTCCTTTTGATATATTTGCATTACTAAATGTATCATTGGTTAGTTTATTTGTTAGAAATTGCAATGCTCTGATACAATATGCTGGATCAGTATCGGCACAGATACTGACTTTATAAAGCCAATCAAGTATCAACCATAAAACAATCTATTTACGTTTAATAGTTTCTGTTGTATATAGTTTGTTTCCGCTACGAGTTACAATCATTCAGTCACAGCAGACTTacttaaaaattgccaaaaatgagAACTAGGTAGTGACATGACAGAGTTCAGCCTGGgcagctctgctgttgttactttcaaatgtatgtagttttaaatttttcagtTACATCTGCATACATTGCAGAATTGAACATATTATGTTCACAACAGTAGAACTGCATATGCATTTCTCTTTCatcattatttaaatattttatggtCGGtaatttttctgattattttgtttacttaaaCATTTAATACTCCAATTATTACTGTTAGAATGATCATCAGTCACTTGAACGCGCTGTCATCCATCCTTATGACCAGTGTCAGCTGTCAAGCTGTCATTTGTTTGCGGCTCGGTCGATGAGATGTATCTGCTGCTGTGCAGAGGATTTTGGATTAGAGgagccagaaaagcatgctggttTGCACACTGCAAAATCAAACTGCATGGAGTACAACaacctggtatttttggcacaCTGCCCATGACTTACTATGTATTGGGCCCATAGACTGTAGAGATGGACGACATGCCCCCACGTACCCCTGCTATGCTAAAGTGAGGTTAAAATTTTGGAGTTACGGGCGTTGGCATCTTatgatggtgatgtcattgagagccgcATTCTGCGCAGTAGCAAGAGTCACGGTGGGTGAGTTTGCACCGAAACACCCGTCCGACCAGTCACAAGCAGCGCCATTAAATGCAAGTACACAGactggctgtcacagctgtcagtcatggcgggtgattgaataactcattaataCAGAACatatctaaaaacaaacacttgaacaaacatcagataACTacattcagtgacagaaaccatcctttggaaaaatttatttggcatgtacttagagtttttagtttggcctatgtccagTCACTAACAtagaggggcgggctttatgacttATAcagcagtcagacaccagggggcgatccagattgaaaagttacactttaggggagctgtcatgtcgtccatctttatatacagtctataatTTGGATATACTAAATCTTTTCTGGCACACTAAATATTATGGTTTATGGGTATTGGTATGCACAGTCAGTCTGTCACATGCAAGAAAATGGAATGTTTCAGAAACTTtgtgtagatagatagatagatagatagataagaattgaaaaaactgtttcctcaaaaatgtttgtgcttatttttattctgaatgCTGTGTATATCATTTCATCCATGTCTGTCAAGTGCTTCAGTCCAATAAGTCCTTGGTAAAAGCAAACAttgtgtattatttatttatccacgTAGCACTGAAGCCAGTAAAAAAGCACCGACATGGACCATAGAAAAATCGAATGACATCCTAACGGATGCAGTAATCTGAATATCTACACTGCTTTCTGTATCTGTATATACTTCAGTTCATACTGTGAGTGTTTATGTCTCtcagaggaggaagcagagctGGCAGCACGCTGTGAGGCTGCAGAGCGCCTCCTGGAGGACCAGCACTGCGTGATGGTCGCTGCACGTGGGGAGCTGCGGGCTGGCCGTGCACGGGCATCAGCTCTGGGAAGGAGCCTCAGGGATGAAGAACGGCATTTCCTGGAGGAACTGAAACGCCGCAGCCACAAGATCACGCTGCTGAGCCGTGAGCTGCAACGCCAAAACGTCACCACGACGACCCTCTGCCACGAGCTCCACACCGCACGCTTAAAACTGTTTCAGCAGCGGCCGAACACAGAGTGTGGTGCAGAGGGACAGGAGGCACccagaggaaaggaggaagaagaggaggatgatgaagagggggaggaggatgaagatTATGAAGAGGAGGGCTCAGACTGGCTTCTGTTTCCACCTCCTCCAGCCTCTCCCAGCCAACCGGAGGCGAGACACAGGAGGCGTGTCAGcgtgagggaggagagggtcAGAGCTTGCATCCCGCAGGAGAGAGTGACATCACCACAGAGGCCACACCCCATGCCTGACCCAGCCCTCTTCTTGGTGCCGCTTCGATACCGCCTCCTTCGCTTGAACCGACCCATCAGAACGCAGGAGGACGAGGGGATGGAGGATGAGTGGGAGGACATAGAGGACAGCAGGGTACACAGGAGGGTGGACATGGgagcaggagagggagaaacagccctgtgatgaagatgaaaaagacaaagttgTCTTCCAGCAGGTTTCGGCCAAAATCAACTGATGCAGTTATTCTAGAGAAAGCTTAAGATGAGAGAGATGTAACCCCGTGATTGTCTGTAGATTTCAGGAAGTGAGTTAGATATTTAGAGCGATCAAACCTACACTACAACGTATTAACTGAATTCGTCACATTGATGGTGCAGCATGTACtttgaaaatgtgaagaaatgagTGGGTCAAAAATAAGACTGAATAGTGATTCTGTTTTATGGGGATGCCTTTTGATTTTAACACTGTTGATCACGGCTTTTGCCTGTAATTAGTAGCCATGCCTCTGGGTCTGTGAACACCTACACCGTGCTGTTCAAAGTGGTGGCAACCTGCTTTTTCACTGCACTAGCTGCAATCCAGGTGAGGACGGTCACTCTAGAAGGTTTAGGGACATTTTGTATGATTTGCACTTTATTAAATTCATGCAATGTGCCTGATAATGGCAGATCTGTATCTCTggtgtcttttctgtttttagtgtttgAAAAAGTCTTTAGTGGGTCTGTCACAGCCATAGactatataaagatggacaacttGACAGCTCCCctaaagtgtaacttttcagtctggatcgccccctggtctGCAGTAAAGGTCCTAAGACCCGCCCCTCTATGTTGGTGAGTGGACATAGGTCAAAcgaaaaactcaaagtacatgccaaatacatttttcccaaagatggtttctgtcactgaaggtagttctcatcaccctgatgtttgttcaagtgtttgtttttgtgatcagTTTGGTTTTAGTCAGTCattaattatacaaaaatgGGATTTTCTGCCATCATTGACAGCTGTTACAACCAATCCGTGCACTCGCATCCAATGGGAACTCCACCGCAGATATTGCAACCGCACAGATTATCCAACTCAAGATGGCAACCCCCTtatctgggatattttaacctcactttaGCACTGCGGGGGTAAGTTGGGGCATGTCAACCATCTTCACACACAATCTATGGTCACATCAGATACTTGTCATGCATAATACCAGGATCCtaaaactgaagcagctaaatggaattcaccCATCATTATggcattcagagcattaatatagctgcaaacaactatttgctatTTAAAATTACAGTGGTGAAATGTCATCTCAAGCAGAGAAGTAAGTCCCACCTCCTCTGTATGTcataatctgagcttctctgttctttgttgtggtagaGGGGGAcgtgttagtgcatgtgagtccctgtgtgtgtccCACTGGTTGGCTGATTGCTACCactctgcactgtgctcataCAGCAGTTACTGTTCATAAAGTTGTTCAACCCATGTCTGCCTCCAcccttgccccccccccccccccccccccccccaatcaaTGTTAGCCATCACTCTAACACTGTTGCCATCATTAACACGGTCCATGCCTCTAGTACCGATAGCTGCTAGCCACAAGATCAGTCACCTCCATatttacagctgtgtgtgcctgCAATCCCGTCTTAGACTCTGAAAGTCATACATCtcctttaattttattatttacatctgTGGTGAAATATCTGCTTCTGATGTCTATTTTTTGTATCAATACTACAAGAGCTGAAAAATTTGTCGATTAAGTGAGGAGTCAATCAACAGGAAAATGATCAGTGGTCAAATAACCAATTATTTAAGTCAttgtttaagcacaaaaaaattgcTTTCAGCTTCTCCAATGTGAGGATTTGCcttcttttttcatcattctaGACTGAATATTTTGGGGATTTGGACTGCtagtaaaaaaatacacatttcttaaggataaaaaaaaaatctcttaaagaccaaacaatttattgattaatcaaaagAATAATGTGCCTTAAACTGTACATAATATAAATTTTCAccagaattaaaaaatgtcagcataaTTCTTCTGGATCTGGAACATTTTGCTGCTCAGAAGCGTTCATGTAAAGTCCTACACTGGGTGGCAGTACAACCAAACCTTGACTGAGTTTAAAATATAGCCAGATCTGTGAGCATTGCTGACGGTGCCAAAgaagtaaaaaaggaaaacacctACACACAGAGTACAAAAATACATGTATCACCGGAAATTTCTTGGGCTTTTACAGTCAAACGAATCTGATgttaaaagagagagggggtggaGAGTTCAGAGGACTCTGAGGAGGTGCGCAGGAAGATTGTGATGACTCACAATCTGACTGTCCATCATCTGCAACCTGCATCTTTTCGACTTTTTAGATCTATTAGCAACATAGCATGTAAAAGCACACAAAAGGCGAAATAAATCTGTAATTACTGTTGTTCTTGTTATTAACATGGACCAGCAGTTTTCCTGTGATCAAATGTGGTGAACAAGTTAAATTAATTCAATTCTTACTGTGAGTTGATAAATGATCAGGAAACTGCAGAGTAAAGTTGGGGGAGATTAACATAGAACAAAGTAAATTTACCCTActgttaaactgaaaaatagAGAAGATTTTAGCATGTGCAGGATGATGATGCACAAAAACCAACACACTGCTTGGAGACAAATTGGTAGAGTAGCTCATTTTGTTGTTATggcaccaaaataaaagtcttgcAAGGAGACAGGAAGCCCATAAGATCAAAATGAGCTATCTAACCAAATAAAGAATTATTGGATTACCTAGAAGCCTTTTAgcctttactttagtaaaacaaaaactttagTTACTGTTTTTTAGTTTCAGGATGTCTTCTTCCAGCAAACTTGCTgacttgctttattttttttgcacagagtAATATAAGAACTTTTGGGGGATCATTTCAAAATTGGATATCAGAAAAGGGCACTCAAGGTCCTAATCTGTAACATAGAGCTATTAAATTTGGTGTTCTATTGGCACACAGCAAAAGGGCATATGAGGTACAATTGTTTGATTATTTCGGCTAAGCAATTTATCCATagatggagattttttttttacagccaagTCACTATTTCTTGTATTTATGAATgaggttttacattttaaagagacctctgacttaaaaaacattttatctatgtatttgtttgtttgtttatgtatgcTCAGTCAATAATTTGTATTGTTCACGATAACTTGATGAAATGGCCAGTTTTCTTACCTCAAAGTTTTActctacatttttattttaatgaaagttttttttttttttaaaaagaaaaaaaaagtcatttaaagtacaaaaatgtaatgtggaAATTTGGATGAAATATTACAATTCATTATAACGTAGCTATTCAcgtatttaatttttatgtaatttttataaaaagtaGATTTAGTGTCAGATATTTGTTTTGAGAGGAATTAAGGGTCTGGAAACGTCTTGTCCTACTGATGAattggtgagaaaaaaaaggaaatatgatgtttaacaatcattattgtcattgtacaacACAAGGTCAAAACTACGACCACACACTGCTGTCATACTAACATGCAGTGGTAACATGGTAACATGGTAACATGGTACACATCTAACTTGTCTCCCCGCAAACGTCCCATTCTAGAATGTTCCCACAGTTGTCTTGGAGACCGTGCTCTGAATGTTAATGTCTCGCTGCAGCGCTGCCATGGCAACCAGAGAGCTGCGCTCAGAAAGCTCGTGCCTTAAAGTGTATGTGTGAAGACGACCGGAGACATAAGCCTTAGGTTTGTTTACAAGACTTTGCATTTGGGAAGAGGTTTGCTGTGTCATGCCCTGCGTATCATAATATTAGAAAGGCGCCAGACCTTCTGCTATTTATACCCCTCCCGCATGTGCTCACATTCAAGGTTGATAGAGAGAGCATGGACCGGTCTGGATACAGGAAGTTACATCATGAACGGCAGACAGGTTGCCCTCTTCTGGACTCGCATGGGTACTAgatgtgtgggtgtgcatgtgtgtgaatagAGGGCCTACATGCTTCTCTCTCAGCTCCTCTCCAGCCATGAagggcagacacacacatgcactgacacAGTTTGTGTAACAGCGAGGACAGGGCAGCCTCCTGATGTAGTGGGAAGACTGGGAAACTCAGCTGTGTGATTTCAGCAGGATGCACACTGGACAGCAGGGGAGTCTGGAGAAGATGACACAGACTGGCAGTCTCAACCTCTGCCTCTACACTTGCTGTAGGGCCCATAGATTAATGctattttattcttctgttGTTTGAGATACATGCACATGTTTTCTGCTGCACCTTTGTGTTCCCGTGCTTTAATAAGATGTGTTGCTTGTATAAAAACTCCAATAATGATTCAAAATATTGGTCTATTTAGTCTATTTTCATGTTGGCACTttataaggcaaaaaaaatctaatttttaagttttatattcCCTCTCTTCTGTGTTCCAGGATTTCCATACATCCAACGTCATTCCAGAGTTCATCTGATGAGATTTAGGCTTCAAGGTTTTCCAGTCCTTTCTTCTCTGTAAGTTGACACCACTACAGGAGTACTTAATAATCTTTCTGTTATCAGCTGTTGTCTAAGATGCTTAGCAGCTTGTGTTGtgcaacacaaacagacacacatgtgATAGTGACAAAGCCTTTTGTAGTTTATATTTAGCAGTTTAATTCAAACTAATCAtgcatttaaaggaatacttcaaaaaatgaccagttGTACATCGATTACTCATCCATTGTTACCtagaattcatgaagaaaactttctttctCTCGTATGCCTCCACGGAGAAACGAGAATCCAAAAATCTAGAAAATCTTGGTGTATTGAAGTCCGAGAGGACcctgtttaacaacagcaaaactgtacactttacaaactctcacataaaTTGTGCAGGATAATCCAAGTCTTGTTTGTCCAGTTGAATACTCAGTCAGCCTACTTCCCATACACATGAATTTCTGCTGCGACCTTACTATTTAAAGTGTttagaatagatttttttgtgatttttgttattattatcacagcctaggatatgacagtgatttgcagcaacattgattgtgacagttcacctagtggaaatagcatgtattttctccatatgccaaacatggtaaaaatgacaccatcaggtgggaaatagtaaaaattacaaattcttaggcaaaagcccagaataacacctagaaataatacagtgcatgttttatgctttgatggctgtgggatcaaacatttcagtttgaatgggtttcagtagcgctttttttttgtgtgcactTAACAGTaggaatgtaacaattttgtttacacagtgtattttagacttattgtaggagcaaacaaaaatacacaacacagccaaaatgatcaaaactgaacaatgaaaaccgtgtaaaatgcaccaaatgattttaaaatcttgttGCTTGTCTATAAAtcactctgcagctcagctgccaaatatatctctgacatgcttgtgaaACACGAACCTTCGAGGGCACTCAGGACATCTGGGGCTGGCCTACTAACCGTCCCAAATGTTAGTCAAgtcaagtaaattttatttataaagcccattatcacaaaacagggtttgcctcagagggctttacagcatgagacatccctctgcccttagacactcacatcgcctaaggaaaaactcccaaaaaagaacctctgaaatgggggaaaaatgtaagaaacctcaggaaaagcggcagaggatgatgatgtTAGAACTAAACACGGAGAAGCAGctttttgttatcatgcagcacaaacctggagCAACCTCCCAGATAATGTTAGGCAAGCCCCGACGCTGACCACTgttaagttaaagcaaaaaacattcctttttcaCATTGCCTTCTCCACCCATTAATGActgcaaacttgttttaaacttgattttaaaccattttaaatcacctttgcacctcttgtccgcacttttgctaattttaatgtttttttaatttattaatatatttatttttagtaataAATTAtacctttttatattttatctctttactcttttattggaAATTGGtttcctttattatgtttttatattttattgttctttaaaGCACAACAAGCActtgttgtatgaaatgtgctacaaatataaagctgccttgccttccaaacagtccctaagggttataAGTTTCACAAGTAAATGAACATCAGGTTGAAAGGCAGAATTTCATTGTAAGTCATCATCTgaagctgcaaaaataaaaccccaTTTGTTATCAATCTCTAATTCTTTCTTTCCAGTCTATTGTCACTGAAGCAGCATAAACACTGTGCCTCTCTCTTGTCTCTCAGGCCACCTGCACAGTTGTACTGCTGTTTGGTACACAAAGGCATCATGGGAAATATAGTGCAGTGCTGCCACAGTCTGTCAAACTACTTCAAGTGTCAGGATGCACCAGTCCAGGGTGAGGCAGAAAGATCCCCTCTGCTCTCCAGCGAAGAGAGCGAATGTGAATCACCCAGCCTGACGGACGACTTGGAGGACGACCTGTTAACCGTCTCCACCGGCGTGACAAACCCAGCCCTCGAACCAGagcacttcctgtttcctgacATCATCTTAAGCAGCAACCTGGGAGGGGACGTGACTCTGGTGGAGCCGATGGTGTGTCTGCTGgtgtctgaggaggaggaggaggtagtgAGGGTGGATGAGCCCGGAGATGATGGAcaagagaggagcagcaggaggaggagcagagggttTTCTGAGGttgagacacaaacagaggtAGTGGAGACACAGATGGGTAAGGGGGTGCAGACTCAGACAGAGTCGCAGGCAGAAGTTCAGGCGCAAACAGCAATGTGCAATGAAGAGACTGTGGGGAGAGAAGTAAACATGCTAATAAATACTGACACGAACGAGATGCATGTGGAAGAACATGAAATACTGAGACAGCTGGATGTGCTCTTGGAGGCGCAGACATCACCAGAGAGACACTCAGATGCATCAGagggacaaaaacaaaggagagaCTCTGGGACTTGGGCTGACATGGAAGTTtttgtggagaaaaacaaattgttcTTTGGAGACAAAGACAGGGAATGTGAACAGGAAGAAGTGAAAGGGAATTACATCCACGAAGAACTGGCTTCAATAAAGCATCCATTTCAAACAGAACTAAATACTGAGCTTTTAAATGAGTTAAACACACATGAAGagaatgtttttatgttgcagcAGGGTGTTGTTGCTGCTCAGGTAAATGCAGACTTTGCCCGCACAGAGCCGACACAGGAGGATGTTAAGGACAAATTTCAAATCATGAAATCAGATTGCACCTCAGTGATGGTGACTGGAAACAAAAATGTGGAGAACACTCAGTCACAGAAGGACGTCCAGCCGAAACAATGCAGCATCAACAACCCtgaaactgtggtaaactttgaCCCCACTGAGTGTCGAGCAGACCCGACGCAACAAAATAATCAGGATAATGACCACGCGGGAGAGACACCTGTGGCGTCCGATCAGAATGGAAATAAAAgggaaacaaaagcaacaaatatgTACGAAGACCACATAGATGAGACAGCAGAGAAATCCATTTTAGGTACGGATCACGATCAGTGTCAGGACCCGGCAAAGTGTGAAGAGGATGACAACAGGACGGCTCCGCcacaggtggaggaggaagagaaacaaGCAACCTTGTTTTTAGTTGATGGGCTTTTTCTGGCAGCACCACATGTAAAAGGTTTGTGATTTAATTcaactttgttttactttgcttgtattttctctgttatttttttttgtgtgtcctgTGATATTGAAAACTCTATACTTGTAGCTTTTTCAGTGGGTGATCAGGCTATGGAGgataattttgttatttgttattttaattttattaaaattagaTAAGGAAATACATAAACTCGTTTAAATTAGTATTGTTTTTAGTGCTCAGGACATCCAGGTCATAcgtttatgttaaaaataaaaaggaaactagaaaatgaaattgcattttgaaatgaaaaattgaTATTGTGAACtggcaatttgaaaaagaaaagcaataagCCAAATGAGAAAGGTCAACACAAAAAGGATGGGATGTGTAAAAATTAGAAGGTAATTGcttattttaattgattttaatctgtattccttttttttttttttagtgttttgtgttgaagtgACTAATGTGAACCGCCGTGTTCGATATCAGTCCATTATTGTGCGAGACAGGCTACAGTGTGATGGCTGCAGCCTACTCGcttaatactggaccagtttcaaaaattgttgctCAAATTCTTTATTTCAACATAGATCTTGGTAACATAGGATCCAGGCTGAAAAATCAGATGTTTCTTTTGAAGGAATAGCAATCTCCCTTTTCTTTTCAAGATGTTATTTAATGATATCtgtttatcatttcattataaaatgtagttttccagtttgctctttcttttcaaCATTGAATTATCACCTGGTTATCCTGCAGTTGAATATGAtaaaagtctattttttttgttttctcttttaattgCAATACTGAGGAAAATTATCCTCCATATCACGCAGACAGCTTTCATCCTCACacctttattttgtctcttctgTTGTCAGCAGTGCTTCTGAGTCAAACTGAAGAAAGCCCTGAGGATGATCACCAGTCTGATGCTGATAAAAGGAAACAGCTCAGCATTCGTGACATAGTTGATCTCCAAGAGACAAACTTTACTGTCAGAATTCAGCCTCCGGGAACAGAGAGTTTTGAGCTTCAGGTTCTGCTGTGCTCCCAtcgtagttttttttaaagacacttcGCTGTATCTTCACATCTCTCTGAATCACTGACCTCTCCTCCACGCTCAGGTGTCAGGCCAGATGTTGGTGGCGGAGCTGCACCAGGTGCTGATGGAGCACGAGATCACCTGCCACCGCACTTGCTTCTCCCTCCAGCTGGGAGGCACAACGCTCGACGGGCTCACGGAGCTGAGCTCCATCCGGGGCCTCCAGGACGGAGCGCTGATCAAGGTGGTGGAGGGTAACTGCCTCGttcttttctgtctccttttGAGGTTGTCTTTTTGTGATTAATAAGTGGGAACTTCTCTTCAGAGAGCAACAATGTCAACATCTGACTTCAGTCCAGTTTTGTTAGATGTCACATCTGGAGCTTGACATGTTACGGAACGGCCCTTTTTAGAAAAATGCTGACCTCTCATCTAAACTGTTATCATGTTTCAGACCACCCGGTGGCCTGGCAAAACTGCCTTCTTGAATGCCTCTATAGTTGATAAATCTAAATAAAGCGCCCTCTAGGGTGGCCTAAAATTCAGAAAACCTGATGCAGTGTCATGTAGGCCAAATCTCGGTGACGTTGagctaacaacaacaatcacttaCGGGTAGACAGCTGTGATATCGATTGTCTAGATATGTGTAAttggcaaacttgtttatttctggtgTCATTTTTAGCTGTTACTGTGAGATATATAGTTAAACACTGTGGTCTGACCTATTTGACGATTCTggtgtgcttattttatgtgggctactttgttgttttgctaGCAACTTTCATGAACCAAAATCTACCATCAAGGAAACTGCAATGTACTGTATCTGTTTAAGTTTACAttatattcagaatattttctcCCCAACTACCTTACACACTAACCAGTCAATGCTACGATAAATCAGCACCTCCCCTCTTTAGTATAATTACTGTTTTAGTGTAAAAGATTGAGGATTATAGTTTAGagtatactgttttttttttattaattcatttattttctttatttggtaTTGCTGTTCTTCTGTGTCGATCTTTGGTTAATATAGGACAAAAATAAGCCTTGGGCTtcagccttttccttttttttatgttgagaaaatgtgtgtgaaataatCTTTGTTTCTCATGATGCatgtaacagaaataaaattcttaattaattcattaataacTCATTATATGATCTTATTTTTCTCCAGTACAGTCACTTCATGCTGCACTGCTTCATTTACATTGactatatttatgtattatctTTTTGGTGAAGTGCAACACTTCAACCAGAGAACACTTTTCCTTTCATACTGAACCCTTTATAAGCAGGTTTTCTGATGTTGTTGCAGATTCGTACACTGTGCGTGACGCTCGTCTTCATCTCAGACACGTACGTGATCTCCTGAGGAGCCTTGACCCCGCAGATGCATTCAACGGAGTGAACTGCAGCTCACTATCGTACCTCACATTTTTCACCAGAGGAGACAATGGTAATATTGTTCTCTTACTGCCTCCTcacatttagttttgtttgaacatttcttaATTCATCATTTCATAATTCGATACTTTCACCTCCATATTCCTCCCTTCAGACAGCGACAGCGCGGGGAACAGGAGAGCTTCTGAAAAGGAGTCTGTTGACTGCAGCCCTCCAGAATATATCCTCCCTGGATGTAAGGAGCGACCGCTTA
This genomic window from Plectropomus leopardus isolate mb chromosome 13, YSFRI_Pleo_2.0, whole genome shotgun sequence contains:
- the LOC121952963 gene encoding coiled-coil domain-containing protein 92-like; the protein is MRRLFRLRLQQDSFTLEAHRRPAATVNPLTREHGEKVPFCTRCFFFFFLHGSFVFSVCAAATTEIAGDTRIHERRFAQDTASVSRLCGGAAMDAGKLEQQVASVERGIAFLKQEHLAMLTGLQLEITHLKRRCHELSCELDSRFPDRSTEEEEAELAARCEAAERLLEDQHCVMVAARGELRAGRARASALGRSLRDEERHFLEELKRRSHKITLLSRELQRQNVTTTTLCHELHTARLKLFQQRPNTECGAEGQEAPRGKEEEEEDDEEGEEDEDYEEEGSDWLLFPPPPASPSQPEARHRRRVSVREERVRACIPQERVTSPQRPHPMPDPALFLVPLRYRLLRLNRPIRTQEDEGMEDEWEDIEDSRVHRRVDMGAGEGETAL